A region of Deltaproteobacteria bacterium DNA encodes the following proteins:
- a CDS encoding GAF domain-containing protein, whose translation MDSIIRCRQCGSQMEHERIDDFKVKFYCKCGFSEFRPAPGTSKVVNPHYSRDSLLPLKFDHMGRFVVEVERADREQLELITIDEISMLASSDYDLDEVLKKVAEKTARRLGMDICSIYLWDGEHLVLRGTYGLAQEAVGKARLKPGEGITGTAVLEKKPQLVADVSRDPRYHYFPETREEQYRIKTMYSYPIFSGDEPYGVLNVQTVETRRLKDDELGFVAIVANLILGAVKMRKKG comes from the coding sequence ATGGATTCCATTATCAGGTGCAGACAGTGCGGCAGCCAGATGGAGCACGAGCGTATCGACGACTTCAAGGTCAAGTTCTACTGCAAGTGCGGCTTCTCCGAGTTCAGGCCCGCCCCGGGAACGAGCAAGGTCGTGAACCCCCACTACTCCAGGGACAGCCTCCTGCCGCTCAAGTTCGACCACATGGGCAGATTCGTCGTCGAGGTGGAGCGGGCCGACCGCGAACAGCTCGAGCTCATCACCATAGACGAGATAAGCATGCTCGCCTCGTCGGACTACGACCTCGACGAGGTGCTGAAGAAAGTGGCCGAGAAGACGGCCCGCAGGCTCGGCATGGACATCTGCTCCATATACCTCTGGGACGGCGAACACCTCGTGCTCCGCGGCACCTACGGCCTCGCCCAAGAGGCGGTGGGCAAGGCGAGGCTAAAACCGGGAGAGGGCATAACCGGCACGGCCGTGCTCGAAAAGAAACCCCAGCTCGTGGCCGACGTCTCCAGGGACCCCCGCTACCACTACTTCCCGGAGACCAGGGAGGAGCAGTACAGGATCAAGACCATGTACAGCTACCCCATATTCTCGGGCGACGAGCCCTACGGCGTGCTCAACGTCCAGACCGTCGAGACGAGAAGGCTCAAAGACGACGAGCTCGGCTTCGTGGCCATCGTGGCCAACCTCATCCTCGGCGCCGTCAAGATGAGAAAGAAGGGTTGA